The Sesamum indicum cultivar Zhongzhi No. 13 linkage group LG1, S_indicum_v1.0, whole genome shotgun sequence genome includes a window with the following:
- the LOC105176668 gene encoding glycine dehydrogenase (decarboxylating), mitochondrial, whose amino-acid sequence MERARKLANRAILKRLLSSSKQQPLYKSSSRCLSSLSPSVVQCGSNVVSKVHSFNSRNPVQFVGTRSISVEALKPSDTFPRRHNSATPEEQAKMAEFVGYNSLDALIDATVPKSIRIDKMEFPIFDEGLTEAQMIQHMQDLASKNKVFKSYIGMGYYNTFVPPVILRNIMENPGWYTQYTPYQAEISQGRLESLLNFQTLITDLTGLPMSNASLLDEGTAAAEAMAMCNNILKGKKKTFVIASNCHPQTIDICQTRADGFDLKVVVSDIKDIDYKSGDVCGVLVQYPGTEGEILDYGEFIKNAHANGVKVVMASDLLALTMLKPPGELGADIVVGSAQRFGVPMGYGGPHAAFLATSQEYKRMMPGRIIGVSVDSSGKPALRMAMQTREQHIRRDKATSNICTAQALLANMAAMFAVYHGPEGLKTIAQRVHGLAGTFAAGLKKLGTVEVQGLPFFDTVKVKCGDVKAIADAAYKNGINLRIVDNNTITVSFDETTTLEDVDKLFEVFAGGKPVTFTASSLAPEVENLIPAGLVRESPFLTHSIFNSYHTEHELLRYIQKLQSKDLSLCHSMIPLGSCTMKLNATTEMMPVTWPAFADLHPFAPTEQAAGFQEMFKNLGDLLCTVTGFDSFSLQPNAGAAGEYAGLMVIRAYHMSRGDHHRNVCIIPVSAHGTNPASAAMCGMKIVAVGTDSKGNINIEELRKAAEANKENLAALMVTYPSTHGVYEEGIDEICKIIHDNGGQVYMDGANMNAQVGLTSPGFIGADVCHLNLHKTFCIPHGGGGPGMGPIGVKKHLAPFLPSHPVVPTGGIPAPDQSQPLGTISAAPWGSALILPISYTYIAMMGSKGLTDASKIAILNANYMAKRLEKHYPVLFRGVNGTVAHEFIIDLRGFKNTAGIEPEDVAKRLMDYGFHGPTMSWPVPGTLMIEPTESESKAELDRYCDALISIREEIAMIEKGKADIHNNVLKSAPHPPSLLMADVWSKPYSREYAAYPAPWLKTAKFWPTTGRVDNVYGDRNLICTLLPVSQMAEPPLLEMQGLYTCLMPPHLHLLVVHKHSLCSSAYVIHVYS is encoded by the exons atggagcGTGCAAGAAAATTAGCGAACAGGGCTATCCTCAAACGCCTGCTTTCATCGTCGAAGCAGCAGCCATTGTATAAATCATCATCGAGGTGCCTTTCCTCGTTATCCCCGAGCGTGGTCCAATGTGGCAGCAATGTTGTTTCTAAGGTACACAGCTTTAATTCAAGAAATCCAGTACAGTTTGTGGGCACTCGATCCATTTCTGTCGAGGCCTTGAAACCGAGTGACACTTTTCCCCGCCGCCATAACTCGGCCACGCCGGAGGAGCAAGCCAAGATGGCCGAGTTTGTGGGGTACAATAGTCTTGATGCATTGATTGATGCAACTGTGCCTAAATCTATTCGTATTGATAAGATGGAGTTTCCTATATTTGATGAGGGGTTGACAGAGGCACAGATGATTCAGCACATGCAAGATTTAGCGTCCAAGAATAAGGTTTTCAAGTCATATATTGGAATGGGATACTATAATACATTTGTCCCACCTGTTATCTTGAGGAATATAATGGAAAATCCGGGGTGGTACACTCAGTACACCCCTTATCAGGCTGAGATTTCACAAGGGAGGCTTGAATCCTTGTTGAATTTTCAGACCTTGATCACTGATCTTACTGGTTTGCCCATGTCAAATGCATCGTTGCTCGATGAAGGGACTGCGGCCGCAGAGGCTATGGCCATGTGTAACAATATTCTgaaggggaagaaaaagaCTTTTGTGATTGCCAGCAATTGTCATCCGCAGACCATTGATATTTGTCAGACTAGAGCTGATGGATTTGATCTTAAGGTTGTTGTTTCGGATATTAAGGATATTGATTATAAGTCGGGGGACGTTTGTGGTGTGCTGGTTCAGTATCCAGGGACTGAGGGTGAGATTTTGGACTATGGGGAGTTTATTAAGAATGCCCATGCTAACGGGGTGAAGGTGGTGATGGCCTCTGATTTGTTGGCTTTGACAATGTTGAAGCCGCCGGGTGAGTTGGGTGCCGATATTGTGGTTGGCTCGGCTCAGAGATTCGGTGTTCCAATGGGGTATGGAGGTCCCCATGCTGCTTTCTTGGCTACGTCCCAAGAATATAAGAGGATGATGCCTGGAAGGATTATTGGTGTCAGTGTTGATTCGTCGGGAAAGCCTGCTCTACGTATGGCGATGCAGACAAGGGAGCAGCATATTCGTCGGGACAAGGCCACTAGCAACATTTGCACAGCTCAG GCATTGCTTGCCAACATGGCTGCCATGTTTGCTGTTTATCATGGACCAGAAGGCCTAAAAACTATTGCCCAAAGGGTTCATGGTTTGGCCGGCACATTTGCAGCCGGATTGAAAAAGCTCGGGACTGTAGAAGTCCAGGGTCTTCCTTTCTTTGACACCGTGAAGGTCAAATGTGGAGACGTGAAGGCCATTGCTGATgctgcttacaagaatggaaTAAATTTGCGCATAGTTGATAATAATACT ATAACTGTTTCTTTCGATGAAACAACCACATTAGAAGACGTGGACAAGCTGTTTGAAGTCTTTGCAGGTGGCAAGCCT GTTACGTTCACTGCTTCATCTCTTGCACCAGAGgttgaaaatttaattcctGCAGGACTTGTGAGGGAGAGCCCATTTTTGACTCACTCGATATTCAACTC GTACCACACAGAACACGAGCTTCTTAGGTACATTCAGAAGCTTCAGTCAAAGGATCTCTCATTGTGCCACAGCATGATTCCCTTGGGATCTTGTACAATGAAATTGAATGCAACGACAGAAATGATGCCGGTAACTTGGCCTGCATTTGCAGATCTTCATCCTTTTGCCCCCACCGAACAGGCTGCTGGTTTCCAG GAAATGTTCAAGAATTTGGGTGATCTGTTGTGTACGGTCACTGGTTTTGATTCTTTCTCTCTACAACCTAATGCTGGTGCTGCTGGAGAATATGCAGGGCTGATGGTTATTCGAGCATATCACATG TCTAGAGGCGACCACCACCGCAACGTGTGCATCATTCCGGTCTCAGCGCATGGAACAAACCCTGCAAGTGCCGCAATGTGTGGAATGAAAATTGTGGCAGTCGGAACAGATTCCAAGGGGAACATTAACATTGAAGAGTTACGCAAGGCTGCAGAAGCAAATAAGGAGAACTTAGCTGCTCTTATG GTTACATATCCATCAACTCATGGAGTTTATGAGGAAGGCATTGATGAGATCTGCAAAATAATTCATGACAATGGCGGACAGGTTTACATGGATGGAGCCAACATGAATGCTCAG GTTGGTCTAACTAGCCCAGGCTTTATTGGTGCTGATGTTTGCCATCTCAATCTCCATAAAACGTTCTGCATTCCTCATGGTGGAGGCGGGCCTGGCATGGGACCTATCGGGGTGAAGAAACACCTAGCACCTTTTCTGCCATCTCATCCTGTG GTGCCAACAGGAGGCATACCAGCACCTGATCAGTCTCAGCCACTCGGCACTATTTCTGCTGCACCATGGGGCTCAGCACTCATTTTGCCGATATCATACACTTACATCGCCATGATGGGGTCGAAGGGATTGACTGATGCTTCTAAGATAGCTATATTGAATGCAAACTACATGGCCAAGCGTTTGGAG AAGCATTACCCTGTTCTTTTCCGTGGTGTCAATGGGACGGTTGCCCATGAGTTCATTATAGATTTGAGAGGCTTTAAG AATACTGCTGGAATCGAGCCCGAGGATGTTGCTAAACGTCTCATGGACTATGGATTTCACGGGCCGACCATGTCTTGGCCAGTTCCCGGTACACTCATGATTGAACCCACTGAAAGTGAAAGCAag GCCGAGCTAGACAGGTACTGTGATGCTCTTATCTCTATTAGAGAAGAAATTGCGATGATCGAGAAAGGAAAAGCCGACATTCATAACAATGTTCTCAAG AGTGCTCCTCATCCACCCTCGCTGCTTATGGCTGATGTCTGGTCGAAACCATATTCCCGGGAATATGCAGCCTACCCTGCTCCATGGCTCAAGACTGCCAAGTTCTGGCCGACCACAG GACGCGTTGACAATGTGTATGGCGATCGGAACCTCATCTGCACTCTCCTCCCGGTGTCGCAGATGGCCGAACCGCCACTGCTTGAGATGCAAGGCTTGTACACATGTTTGATGCCACCACATTTGCATCTTCTTGTTGTACATAAACATAGTTTATGTTCAAGTGCTTATGTTATACATGTTTACTCTTAA
- the LOC105176386 gene encoding protein REVERSION-TO-ETHYLENE SENSITIVITY1-like codes for MSLGTLSLTKFNLAQEVRNEDYAGNILHEFWPLDEVDPKKATFPCCLVWTPLPVVSWLAPFIGHVGICKEDGTVLDFSGSNLVNVDDFAFGPVARYVQLEREQCCFPPNLVGHTCKNPYVHAEYGTAITWDDAVQSSARHFESKTYNLFTCNCHSFVANCLNRLCYKGSMSWNMVNVAALILFKGKWVGGFDVVRSFLPFVVVLCFGIFMVGWPFLIGLFSFSLLLIGWFLLGTYVFKNLLDC; via the exons ATGTCTTTAGGAACTCTTTCTCTGACGAAATTCAATCTTGCCCAAGAAGTTCGAAATGAAGATTATGCTGGAAATATTCTGCACGAATTCTGGCCACTTGATGAAGTAGATCCTAAGAAGGCAACATTCCCATGTTGTTTAGTTTGGACACCTCTGCCAGTAGTCTCGTGGCTGGCCCCTTTCATTGGACACGTTGGGATATGCAAGGAGGACGGTACCGTTTTAGATTTCTCGGGTTCCAACCTCGTTAATGTTGATGATTTTGCTTTTGGTCCCGTTGCAAGATACGTCCAATTGGAACGAGAGCAG TGTTGTTTTCCTCCGAACCTTGTTGGGCATACATGCAAGAATCCCTATGTTCATGCTGAATATGGGACAGCAATCACATGGGACGATGCTGTGCAGTCAAGCGCACGCCACTTTGAGAGCAAAACTTACAACCTCTTCACATGCAACTGCCACTCGTTCGTCGCCAATTGCCTGAATCGGCTCTGCTACAAGGGGTCAATGAGTTGGAACATGGTCAATGTTGCGGCTCTTATACTGTTTAAGGGAAAGTGGGTTGGCGGCTTTGATGTCGTACGATCATTTTTGCCTTTTGTTGTGGTGCTCTGCTTCGGTATATTTATGGTTGGATGGCCGTTTTTAATCggattattttcattttcattactCCTTATCGGATGGTTTTTGCTGGGTACTTATGTTTTCAAGAACTTGTTAGATTGTTAG
- the LOC105176585 gene encoding uncharacterized protein ycf36 produces MAVGSTFFLSLKPLSSPALSSFPFSSTATNYQPTLTTHPKAHTQTSSFPKIPLSSFKNNNNTPSPSETGCPVPLDQQPINEYHSLSNSFPFSWASGDVVEFCSRLFATGACFSLFVGLPVSWFGSVGPKSEPIGLLLAAASSGLIVVILAVVRMYLGWAYVGNRLLSATVEYEETGWYDGQIWVKTAEVLARDRLLGSFSVKPVLSRLKTTLVVLGTSLFLCIVLLVNSETTQKQAYTIPGEEPGGRAVPGVYNDESARNFEPDAFCGESVAPP; encoded by the exons atggcGGTGGGCAGTaccttctttctctctctaaaaccACTGTCATCACCGGCTCTCTCCTCCTTCCCCTTCTCCTCCACAGCCACCAACTACCAACCCACTCTGACGACACATCCCAAAGCTCATACACAAACTTCCTCCTTTCCTAAAATACCCTTGTCATCTTTCAAGAATAACAACAACACCCCATCCCCATCAGAAACCGGGTGCCCTGTGCCGCTGGATCAACAGCCCATCAACGAGTACCACTCTCTCTCCAATTCTTTCCCCTTCTCATGGGCGTCAGGCGACGTCGTTGAGTTCTGCTCAAGGCTTTTCGCGACGGGGGCATGCTTTTCCCTTTTTGTGGGTCTTCCAGTTTCTTGGTTTGGGTCCGTTGGGCCCAAATCTGAGCCCATCGGACTCCTCCTGGCCGCTGCTTCAAGTGGGCTTATCGTTGTCATTCTTGCCGTTGTCAGGATGTATTTGGGCTGGGCTTATGTGGGCAACCGCCTGTTAAGCGCCACTGTTGAAT ATGAAGAAACAGGATGGTACGATGGGCag ATATGGGTGAAGACTGCAGAAGTTTTGGCTCGTGATCGACTTCTTGGTTCTTTTTCA GTGAAGCCTGTCCTAAGTAGGCTAAAGACAACGCTGGTGGTTCTCGGGACATCATTGTTTCTGTGCATAGTCCTCCTCGTCAACTCCGAAACCACCCAAAAACAAGCTTATACTATTCCAGGAGAAGAGCCTGGAGGCAGAGCTGTCCCAGGAGTCTACAACGATGAATCTGCAAGAAACTTTGAGCCTGATGCATTCTGTGGTGAATCAGTTGCACCACcttaa
- the LOC105176303 gene encoding uncharacterized protein LOC105176303 (The sequence of the model RefSeq protein was modified relative to this genomic sequence to represent the inferred CDS: added 38 bases not found in genome assembly), producing the protein MADKPSRALVLYGDGLARFISPTQTHLHSFASRACCGFLALPHSPPSENEDARIIREFAELLDANEAYQNLDSKRVGEDKPEEKCAFPSLAERFMGMKAATVTDNLGLKSFGGILGFKVLQWDELCRESDSSAESPNLASELLKLLGFEDGKIIDSNDFDLVVVHVGAGEKMNGYKDVEFVNCLVGDLLHIAQSETDIGSRLHMSVIMSYGATLENDHLELPVSDSKPENNSEISLLFPRQSYTVQAGKPRENIRHYCPMLHAQYQKAVTRVDTVESFTLRDIIENSGNLIIPADRVLHEVAFKIWKAPKYGA; encoded by the exons ATGGCGGACAAGCCCAGCAGAGCTTTGGTATTGTATGGAGATGGGTTAGCCCGATTCATCAGCCCGACGCAAACCCACCTCCATTCTTTCGCTTCTCGGGCCTGCTGTGGTTTTCTGGCTCTCCCTCATTCCCCTCCTTCAg AAAACGAGGATGCAAGAATAATCAGGGAGTTTGCCGAGCTACTGGATGCGAATGAAGCGTATCAAAATTTG GATTCAAAAAGAGTAGGTGAAGACAAACCTGAAGAAAAGTGTGCATTCCCATCTCTAGCAGAGAG GTTCATGGGAATGAAAGCAGCTACAGTCACTGACAATTTAGGTTTGAAATCTTTTGGAGGTATACTCGGCTTCAAGGTGTTGCAATGGGATG AATTTGGCTTCTGAATTGCTGAAATTGCTTGGTTTTGAAGATGGGAAGATAATTGACAGCAACGATTTTGATTTAGTTGTTGTTCATGTTGGGGCTGGTGAAAAGATGAATGGTTACAAAGACGTAGAATTTGTGAACTGTTTGGTTGGTGATTTATTGCATATTGCACAATCTGAAACTGATATTGGTTCTAGGTTGCATATGTCTGTTATCATGAGCTATGGAGCTACCCTAGAGAATGACCATTTAGAACTCCCGGTTTCTGATAGTAAACCTGAAAATAACAGCGAAATTTCACTGCTTTTCCCACGTCAAAGTTACACGGTGCAAGCAGGGAAGCCAAGGGAAAATATTAG GCATTACTGCCCGATGCTGCATGCCCAGTATCAGAAGGCGGTAACTCGCGTGGACACAGTGGAGTCATTCACCTTAAGAGATATTATTGAG AACAGTGGAAACCTCATAATACCGGCCGACAGGGTCTTGCATGAAGTTGCATTTAAGATTTGGAAGGCCCCAAAATACGGGGCGTGA
- the LOC105156126 gene encoding serine/threonine-protein kinase EDR1, translating into MECHALDKTLNASFLVQKIAELIVERMGGPVSDVEDMFRRWRARNHELKIYLNTIILPLGSLDVGHSRQRALLFKVLADRINLPCKLVKGSYYTGTDDGAVNLIKLDDGSEYIIDLMGAPGTLIPAEVPSSHHQNFGLDAMGAATLVGRDKSSCTASDQGPRIRLCSPGVDETHKTSISTPEPSAMAIISNREDRRIVEKNQTEQLEHFHPPSGSGEASLHAGKKKSSGRDSHTEDASGSATSAVKEPDFTGELPTMWSENCASTPKDLFPNISSHDFREDKVLERNGLVRRDRVVDSENEHSLVPFTGLQLWNIVYNQKPSPEGLGTHLFKLEPEGYKSSLDSPGEQNVLVKDRNNEVNSNGNAAAGRELVDYSESTEAMLVCCTDQLDANKTHNVQMDPVLSGVAEILWEDLQIGERIGIGSYGEVYRAEWNGTEVAVKKFMNQDISGDALAQFKCEIEIMLRLRHPNVVLFMGAVTRPPNMSILTEFLPRGSLYKLLHRPNIQIDEKRRIKMALDVAKGMNYLHTSHPIIVHRDLKTPNLLVDKNWVVKVCDFGMSRLQHHTFLSSKSTAGTAEWMAPEVLRNEPSNEKSDVYSFGVILWELATLRVPWTEMNSMQVVGAVGFQGRHLDIPPTIDPLVAEIISDCWNRNPQARPSFAQIITRLKCLQRLSLQRTENRKNQQ; encoded by the exons ATGGAATGTCATGCTCTGGATAAGACCTTGAATGCGAGTTTTCTGGTTCAAAAAATTGCGGAGCTTATTGTTGAAAGAATGGGAGGCCCTGTGAGTGATGTTGAAGATATGTTCAGGAGGTGGAGGGCAAGGAATCATGAGCTGAAAATCTATTTGAATACAATCATCCTTCCTCTTGGCTCTCTTGATGTTGGACATTCACGCCAAAGGGCATTACTCTTTAAG GTACTTGCTGACAGGATCAACCTTCCATGCAAGCTAGTCAAAGGGAGTTATTATACTGGCACTGATGACGGAGCTGTGAACTTGATAAAATTGGATGATGGAAG CGAGTACATTATTGATCTAATGGGTGCTCCAGGCACACTCATTCCAGCTGAGGTACCTAGCAGtcatcatcaaaattttgggTTGGATGCAATGGGTGCTGCTACTTTGGTAGGGAGGGACAAGAGTTCATGTACAGCATCTGACCAAGGACCTAGAATTAGGTTATGTTCACCTGGTGTGGATGAGACTCATAAAACCAGTATTTCAACACCAGAACCATCAGCCATGGCCATCATATCAAATAGAGAAGACAGGAGAATAGTAGAAAAAAACCAGACAGAGCAGTTGGAGCATTTTCATCCGCCAAGCGGATCAGGTGAAGCATCACTGCATGctggaaagaaaaaatcaagtgGCCGGGACTCACATACAGAAGATGCTTCCGGTTCTGCTACCAGTGCTGTGAAGGAACCAGATTTCACTGGAGAACTTCCTACCATGTGGTCAGAGAACTGTGCATCAACACCCAAAGATTTGTTTCCAAACATAAGTTCTCATGATTTCAGAGAAGACAAAGTGCTGGAAAGGAATGGACTAGTAAGGAGAGACAGAGTCGTTGATTCTGAAAATGAGCACTCTCTTGTACCTTTTACAGGGTTGCAGTTATGGAACATTGTGTATAACCAAAAGCCTTCACCTGAAGGATTGGGAACACACCTGTTTAAACTGGAACCAGAAGGATATAAATCATCTCTAGATAGTCCAGGGGAGCAAAATGTGCTTGTCAAAGATAGAAATAATGAAGTGAACTCAAACGGCAATGCTGCTGCTGGTAGAGAGCTTGTTGATTATTCGGAAAGTACAGAGGCTATGCTAGTATGCTGCACTGACCAGCTGGATGCTAACAAGACTCACAATGTGCAAATGGATCCCGTACTGAGTGGAGTTGCTGAAATTTTGTGGGAGGATCTTCAAATTGGCGAACGCATTGGTATAG GGTCATATGGTGAGGTCTACCGAGCAGAATGGAATGGCACG GAAGTTGCagtgaaaaaatttatgaacCAAGATATCTCAGGCGATGCACTAGCACAATTTAAATGTGAG ATTGAAATCATGTTAAGGTTGAGGCATCCAAATGTTGTTCTTTTCATGGGAGCGGTGACGCGCCCCCCAAATATGTCCATATTGACAGAATTTCTTCCAAG GGGTAGTTTATATAAGCTGCTGCACCGCCCAAATATCCAAATAGATGAAAAAAGACGCATAAAGATGGCCCTTGATGTG GCTAAGGGAATGAATTATTTGCATACTAGCCATCCTATCATTGTGCATCGGGATCTTAAGACACCAAACCTCCTTGTTGATAAAAATTGGGTTGTTAAG GTTTGTGATTTTGGGATGTCACGTTTGCAGCACCATACTTTTCTATCTTCAAAGTCAACTGCTGGAACG GCAGAATGGATGGCTCCAGAAGTTCTAAGAAATGAACCATCCAACGAGAA ATCGGATGTATATAGTTTTGGGGTCATACTTTGGGAGCTGGCAACTCTGCGAGTGCCGTGGACAGAAATGAACTCAATGCAGGTGGTTGGAGCTGTTGGATTCCAGGGTAGACATCTTGACATCCCACCCACGATTGATCCCCTGGTGGCAGAGATAATAAGTGACTGCTGGAACAG AAACCCACAGGCACGCCCTTCTTTTGCACAGATTATTACCCGTCTCAAATGTCTGCAGCGTCTCAGTTTGCAGAGAACAGAGAACCGTAAAAATCAGCAGTGA